From Weissella confusa, a single genomic window includes:
- a CDS encoding type II toxin-antitoxin system PemK/MazF family toxin: protein MANRHDIKRGDIFFADLSPVVGSEQGGQRPVVIIQNDVGNQHAPTVIVAPITAQISKPKMPTHVGLPSELENTGIARDSVILLEQIRTIDKRRLQDKIGLVPGHLIAKLDQALVISLGLV from the coding sequence ATGGCAAATCGACATGATATTAAAAGAGGAGACATCTTCTTTGCCGATTTATCACCGGTAGTTGGTTCAGAGCAAGGTGGGCAACGTCCAGTTGTGATCATCCAAAATGACGTTGGTAATCAGCACGCGCCGACTGTCATTGTTGCACCCATTACGGCGCAAATTTCAAAACCCAAGATGCCAACCCACGTGGGCTTGCCATCTGAGTTAGAGAATACCGGTATTGCACGCGATTCAGTTATTTTATTGGAACAAATTCGCACAATCGACAAGCGTCGGTTGCAAGATAAAATTGGTTTAGTGCCGGGTCACTTAATCGCTAAGCTTGATCAAGCGTTGGTGATTAGTTTGGGGCTCGTTTAA
- a CDS encoding NAD(P)/FAD-dependent oxidoreductase, which translates to MEHFNVGVIGSGPAGLSAAFPLQAAGQSVVIVEEYLWGGTCPNYGCDPKKVLLAAVEAKEQAEWMQHTGLIGHNEIDWPALMEHKMAYTDPVPARKIAGLDDAGITHKYGHAYFVDEHTVSTGTETFTADKWIIATGARPARLEVPGDEFLHDNEDFLNLPKMPEEVAFIGAGFIAIEFAGIAAAAGAKVHVVAKHDVILREFDQDLTQDLIAQMESKGITFHWNFDTAAVEETTDGRFDIVAADGRRVTSDMPFIAAGRAGNTEDLNLEAAGVEVAGNGIKVMSDLRTTNPNIFAVGDVAESPVPKLTPTGAYEARYVAGLLTGTEPEEISYPAIPTMVYGSPKLGQVGMSAVEAESKGMEVNSIDMTPWLAYWRHKEPIAKAKVVLNEKGVIIGATVLSAEADELLNYFTVAINQKQDKWAIKHNLYSYPSIASDMGFFA; encoded by the coding sequence GTGGAACACTTTAATGTTGGTGTTATTGGTTCAGGACCTGCTGGCTTGTCAGCAGCCTTTCCATTACAAGCAGCTGGGCAATCAGTTGTTATTGTTGAAGAGTATCTCTGGGGCGGTACCTGCCCTAATTATGGTTGCGATCCTAAGAAGGTTCTTTTGGCTGCAGTAGAAGCTAAGGAACAAGCTGAGTGGATGCAACACACAGGTTTGATTGGTCACAATGAGATTGATTGGCCTGCCTTGATGGAACACAAGATGGCCTACACGGATCCAGTTCCTGCACGTAAGATTGCGGGACTTGATGATGCCGGCATTACCCACAAGTATGGTCACGCCTACTTTGTGGATGAGCACACGGTTTCAACTGGTACGGAAACGTTTACGGCTGACAAGTGGATTATTGCCACTGGTGCCCGTCCAGCTCGATTGGAAGTGCCTGGTGATGAATTCTTGCACGACAATGAAGACTTCTTGAACTTGCCTAAGATGCCAGAAGAAGTAGCCTTCATCGGTGCTGGATTCATTGCCATTGAGTTTGCTGGTATTGCCGCAGCAGCCGGCGCAAAGGTTCACGTTGTGGCTAAGCACGATGTGATTTTGCGTGAGTTTGATCAAGATTTGACGCAAGATTTGATTGCGCAAATGGAGAGCAAGGGTATCACGTTCCACTGGAACTTTGATACAGCTGCCGTTGAAGAAACCACTGACGGTCGCTTCGATATCGTTGCTGCTGATGGACGTCGTGTCACAAGTGACATGCCATTCATCGCTGCTGGTCGCGCTGGTAACACTGAAGATTTGAATCTTGAAGCTGCTGGTGTTGAAGTTGCTGGTAACGGTATTAAGGTAATGTCTGACTTGCGTACCACTAACCCAAACATCTTTGCGGTTGGTGACGTCGCAGAGTCACCAGTGCCAAAGTTGACGCCAACTGGTGCCTATGAGGCACGTTATGTAGCTGGTTTGTTGACTGGTACTGAGCCAGAAGAAATTTCATATCCGGCCATTCCAACGATGGTGTATGGTTCACCAAAGTTGGGTCAAGTTGGTATGTCAGCTGTTGAAGCTGAGTCAAAGGGCATGGAGGTTAACTCAATCGACATGACACCTTGGCTAGCATACTGGCGTCACAAGGAGCCAATTGCTAAGGCTAAGGTTGTCTTGAACGAAAAGGGTGTTATCATTGGTGCGACGGTATTGAGTGCTGAAGCTGATGAGTTGTTGAACTACTTCACGGTAGCCATCAACCAAAAGCAAGACAAGTGGGCAATTAAGCACAACTTGTACTCATACCCATCAATCGCATCAGATATGGGCTTCTTCGCTTAA
- the alr gene encoding alanine racemase, which produces MIIGQGIDAQMISDVTRLAERRPKFIDVILTPAEREVFDKRKGKHQMEFLAGRFSIKEAYSKAVGTGIGGEVRWHDMEIVPNEAGQPVMVKHPKQNEAVAHISISHTGDTVHSSVILESLASLHQPVSERRPAWLEISESALAHNVAYIRELTGAERFFAVVKANAYGHGLPQIVKAAEDAGVDGFAVATIDEGIWLRHFGIKKPIFILGVTPAAYVADLATFELMPVVASEAWLDEALDLLPADKTLIASVGVDTGMGRIGIRDRAELERVVAKLNDAENVEFKAIGMHFATADGGNTAYFEQQLQRWHELTDGLDLPANIWRHLANSGTSLWHEQPSTDLVRVGAGMYGFDPSQGELAMREIQPVLSLKAELVHVKQVEAGASISYGATYTTDEPEWIGTLPVGYADGYPRALQGMTALLPDGREVELIGRIAMDQLMVKLPEELPVGTVVTLIGSVGDKAITLVDLANKMGTIPYEIATGLSPRLPRKLVK; this is translated from the coding sequence ATGATAATCGGACAAGGCATTGATGCCCAAATGATTAGTGATGTGACACGATTGGCGGAACGCCGACCAAAGTTTATTGACGTCATTTTGACGCCAGCAGAGCGCGAGGTTTTTGATAAGCGTAAGGGCAAGCACCAAATGGAGTTCTTGGCTGGTCGCTTTTCAATTAAGGAAGCATATAGCAAGGCCGTTGGAACAGGAATTGGTGGCGAAGTTCGCTGGCATGATATGGAAATTGTTCCAAACGAAGCTGGACAACCAGTCATGGTTAAGCACCCCAAGCAAAACGAGGCGGTGGCACATATTTCAATTTCTCATACAGGTGATACCGTACATAGTTCAGTTATTTTGGAGTCGTTGGCTTCTTTACACCAACCGGTCAGTGAGCGACGTCCGGCTTGGCTCGAAATTTCCGAGTCAGCGCTGGCTCATAACGTAGCTTATATTCGTGAGCTGACCGGCGCCGAACGCTTTTTTGCCGTTGTAAAGGCGAATGCTTATGGTCATGGTTTGCCACAAATCGTTAAGGCAGCTGAAGATGCAGGCGTTGACGGGTTTGCGGTGGCAACGATTGACGAAGGTATTTGGTTGCGTCACTTTGGTATCAAGAAGCCCATTTTTATTCTTGGTGTAACACCGGCTGCGTATGTTGCTGATTTGGCGACCTTTGAATTGATGCCCGTTGTTGCAAGTGAAGCCTGGTTGGATGAAGCACTTGACCTTTTGCCGGCCGATAAGACATTGATTGCATCAGTTGGGGTTGATACTGGTATGGGACGCATTGGTATTCGTGACCGTGCCGAACTTGAGCGCGTCGTCGCAAAGCTAAATGATGCAGAAAACGTCGAATTCAAGGCGATTGGAATGCACTTTGCGACCGCTGATGGTGGCAACACAGCATACTTTGAGCAACAATTACAACGTTGGCACGAATTGACTGATGGTCTTGATTTGCCAGCCAATATCTGGCGTCACTTAGCAAACTCAGGGACATCATTGTGGCACGAGCAACCAAGTACTGATTTGGTTCGCGTTGGTGCCGGCATGTATGGCTTTGATCCGTCACAAGGTGAATTGGCCATGCGTGAGATTCAACCGGTCTTGTCATTGAAGGCTGAGTTGGTTCACGTGAAGCAAGTTGAAGCGGGTGCATCAATCTCTTATGGTGCAACATATACAACTGACGAACCAGAATGGATTGGCACGTTGCCAGTTGGTTATGCTGATGGTTATCCACGCGCATTGCAAGGCATGACCGCTTTATTGCCGGATGGTCGTGAAGTTGAATTGATTGGCCGTATTGCGATGGACCAATTAATGGTCAAGCTACCAGAAGAGTTGCCAGTGGGAACTGTGGTAACATTGATTGGGTCAGTTGGCGATAAGGCAATCACGTTGGTTGATCTTGCAAACAAGATGGGGACAATTCCGTATGAAATTGCCACGGGATTGTCACCACGTTTGCCACGAAAGTTAGTGAAGTAG
- a CDS encoding exopolyphosphatase, with product MSYLAVIDLGSNSTRMVVEELQADGTFVELKRRKLDTRLAEGMDQNAGELTEAAMTRVVDALIEFRDDYMAYEGVSVVGIATAAVREATNQADFLDRVYRAVDVEIRVLTGDQEAYYDYLGAVSALDISDAWLLDTGGASVELVGIEERMAANFISLPFGAVNLSEKFHLNGEGKIDPSLIERASQYVSDQYDHLPWLEDTTTLPIILLGGANRSLARLDRLRHGLPADSNFHGYEMTTESVLKTFDEMANMTHAERAEVLGTEANRADIIISGLLPLVELISRTGADKVIFSASGVREGLLQEYRMTL from the coding sequence ATGAGCTATTTGGCAGTCATTGACTTGGGGTCAAACTCAACCCGAATGGTTGTTGAAGAACTACAAGCAGATGGCACGTTCGTTGAGCTTAAGCGTCGTAAGTTAGATACGCGTTTGGCTGAGGGGATGGATCAAAATGCAGGTGAACTAACCGAAGCAGCAATGACCCGCGTTGTTGATGCTTTGATTGAGTTCCGTGATGACTATATGGCATATGAAGGCGTCTCAGTTGTTGGTATTGCAACCGCAGCTGTGCGTGAGGCAACGAATCAAGCGGACTTTTTGGACCGTGTTTACCGTGCCGTCGACGTTGAAATCCGTGTGCTAACGGGTGACCAAGAAGCTTATTACGACTATCTTGGGGCTGTTTCAGCCTTGGATATTTCAGATGCCTGGTTGCTTGATACTGGCGGTGCCAGTGTTGAGTTGGTTGGTATTGAAGAACGTATGGCTGCGAACTTTATCAGTTTGCCATTTGGGGCGGTTAACTTGTCAGAGAAGTTCCACTTGAATGGGGAAGGCAAGATTGATCCAAGCTTGATTGAGCGCGCCTCACAATACGTTTCTGATCAATACGACCACTTGCCATGGTTGGAAGACACGACGACGTTGCCAATCATTTTGTTGGGTGGCGCGAACCGTTCATTGGCCCGTCTTGACCGTTTGCGTCACGGCTTGCCAGCGGATTCAAACTTCCACGGCTACGAGATGACGACGGAATCAGTTTTGAAGACATTTGATGAGATGGCCAACATGACGCACGCAGAACGTGCTGAAGTGTTGGGTACAGAAGCCAACCGTGCGGACATCATTATCAGTGGTTTGTTGCCATTGGTAGAGTTGATTTCACGTACTGGCGCTGACAAGGTCATCTTCTCAGCATCAGGTGTACGCGAAGGACTTTTGCAAGAGTACCGCATGACACTATAA
- the trpS gene encoding tryptophan--tRNA ligase — MAEKQVLLTGDRPTGKLHIGHYVGSLKNRVAMQNSGDYEPFIMIADKQAFTDNARDPEKIHNSLLEVALDYLAVGIDPSKSTIFVQSAVPELSELTEYFLNLVSIARLQRNPTVKTEIQQKGFGESIPAGFFIYPVSQAADIALFKGQVVPVGDDQEPMLEQTRELVRTFNNYYGEGILVEPQGVFPPKGQGRIPGLDGNAKMSKSLNNAIYLSDDEDTLWTKVKSMYTDPEHIRVEDPGHVEGNMVFTYLDIFDKDTEKVAELKAQYQAGGLGDMKIKKYLFEVLNAELAPMRERRAKYAEDKDAVLQMLRDGSDKARAKAQETMNEVRNAMGIQYWG, encoded by the coding sequence ATGGCAGAAAAGCAAGTTTTGCTAACTGGTGATCGTCCAACTGGAAAGTTGCACATTGGTCACTACGTTGGTTCTTTGAAAAACCGTGTCGCAATGCAAAATTCAGGCGACTACGAACCATTTATTATGATTGCGGACAAGCAAGCGTTCACTGATAACGCGCGCGACCCTGAGAAGATTCACAACTCATTGTTGGAAGTTGCGTTGGACTACCTAGCTGTTGGTATTGACCCAAGCAAGTCAACGATTTTCGTACAATCAGCTGTGCCTGAGTTGTCAGAATTGACAGAATACTTCTTGAACTTGGTTTCAATTGCTCGTTTGCAACGTAACCCAACGGTGAAGACTGAGATTCAACAAAAGGGCTTCGGTGAGAGTATTCCTGCTGGATTCTTCATCTACCCAGTTTCACAAGCTGCTGACATCGCTTTGTTCAAGGGACAAGTTGTGCCAGTTGGTGATGACCAAGAGCCAATGTTGGAGCAAACGCGTGAATTGGTACGTACGTTCAACAACTACTACGGTGAAGGTATTTTGGTAGAGCCACAAGGTGTATTCCCACCAAAGGGTCAAGGCCGTATTCCTGGTTTGGACGGTAACGCCAAGATGTCAAAGTCATTGAACAATGCCATTTACCTAAGTGACGACGAGGATACGTTGTGGACGAAGGTTAAGTCAATGTACACTGACCCAGAGCACATCCGTGTTGAAGACCCTGGTCACGTTGAAGGTAACATGGTCTTCACGTACTTGGATATCTTTGACAAGGATACCGAAAAGGTTGCTGAATTGAAGGCGCAATACCAAGCTGGTGGCTTGGGTGACATGAAGATCAAGAAGTACTTGTTCGAAGTGTTGAACGCCGAATTGGCGCCTATGCGTGAGCGTCGTGCTAAGTATGCTGAAGATAAGGACGCCGTATTGCAAATGCTACGCGACGGTTCTGACAAGGCACGTGCTAAGGCGCAAGAAACGATGAACGAAGTCCGTAACGCAATGGGCATCCAATACTGGGGTTAA
- the helD gene encoding RNA polymerase recycling motor HelD, which translates to MHADQPAEQKRLDKVVVEIDGQLERAKEAYAQAHSETRAVEGNYIANTSINTFEVDDAMETNAEIQQQRNIVARVTETENIMRKTVDTLTMLRPSPYFGRVDIDEEGDKDTLYIGLASVQDKIGDFLVYDWRAPISGIYYNGTLGAVTYPTPMGEQEAELLKKRQFTIEDAQIVNMFDTNETVGDEMLQYALGQENDLTMRNIVATIQQEQNQIIRDTTSDLLVVQGVAGSGKTSAILQRIAFLLFHAREELNSDQIVLFSPNRLFSSYIADVLPSLGERNMRQVTLAEFFSARLQGLQVQTLFERYEIGQSETTVASLKVREKLESARVVDDLTAFVEQLTPETLRFDNIYFEDEVFFGKEAMTRVFAEFSDNYSVRERIQMTQKRFMERLERRIDQLVNEDWVLEELNNLDDQQYRDLLGDELAEQVAEEEEMGDAINIAAKRLLQREFQVVDDALYNMHFFDIYNQYGDFLAYMAERSELDTEWWLAKRDRFLRELEYHRIDLEDAAPILFLRDLITGGGTNKSMFYVFVDEMQDYSMAQLLYLKHAFPAAKFTVLGDAEQALFRDVETPAALLAKYSQAFKATHPNLITLNKAYRSTQEIMDFAKALLPDGDNIMAFTRPGGKPKLIVTTADEEEQMIWQAVDELKAEHRTVAILTKTQDQAEAVARMLRKYPEKFQLLQASDRTRTSNFVVMPIYLAKGLEFDAVIGYDVSQINYPDSEATGLLYTLASRAMHALTLISVGPVSGLIRDVQETLDISVLGD; encoded by the coding sequence ATGCATGCAGACCAACCCGCTGAACAAAAGCGGCTCGATAAAGTGGTTGTCGAAATCGACGGGCAACTCGAACGTGCTAAGGAAGCCTATGCGCAAGCTCACTCAGAAACACGTGCCGTTGAAGGAAACTATATTGCCAATACGTCAATTAATACCTTCGAAGTCGATGATGCGATGGAAACGAATGCCGAAATCCAACAGCAACGTAACATCGTGGCCCGTGTAACTGAAACAGAAAACATTATGCGAAAGACGGTCGATACGCTGACGATGCTACGACCTAGTCCGTATTTTGGTCGCGTCGATATTGATGAAGAGGGCGATAAAGATACCTTGTATATCGGCTTGGCCTCAGTGCAGGATAAGATTGGTGATTTCCTCGTTTACGATTGGCGTGCGCCAATCAGTGGAATTTACTATAACGGAACACTTGGTGCTGTGACATATCCCACACCAATGGGTGAACAGGAAGCGGAACTACTAAAGAAGCGTCAATTTACGATTGAAGATGCGCAAATCGTTAACATGTTTGATACCAATGAAACTGTCGGCGATGAAATGTTGCAATACGCCTTGGGACAAGAAAACGACTTGACCATGCGTAATATCGTGGCGACGATTCAACAAGAACAAAATCAAATTATTCGTGATACGACGAGTGATTTGCTGGTCGTGCAAGGTGTCGCAGGATCTGGTAAGACCTCAGCGATTCTGCAACGCATCGCGTTTTTGCTATTCCATGCGCGTGAAGAATTGAATTCGGATCAGATTGTATTGTTCTCACCAAACCGATTGTTCTCAAGCTATATTGCTGATGTTTTGCCATCTTTGGGTGAACGCAACATGCGCCAAGTGACGCTGGCTGAATTTTTTAGTGCACGTCTACAAGGATTGCAAGTGCAAACACTATTTGAACGTTATGAAATCGGTCAGAGTGAAACAACGGTGGCCAGTCTTAAGGTTCGTGAAAAACTTGAGAGTGCCCGAGTCGTTGATGATTTGACGGCCTTTGTTGAGCAACTAACACCTGAGACATTGCGCTTTGACAATATCTACTTTGAAGATGAAGTGTTCTTTGGTAAAGAAGCCATGACCCGTGTGTTTGCTGAGTTCTCAGACAATTACTCGGTTCGTGAACGTATTCAAATGACGCAAAAGCGCTTTATGGAGCGTTTGGAACGTCGCATTGATCAATTGGTGAATGAAGACTGGGTGTTGGAAGAGTTGAATAACTTGGATGACCAACAGTATCGTGATTTGCTGGGAGATGAGCTGGCTGAGCAAGTTGCCGAAGAAGAAGAAATGGGTGACGCAATCAACATCGCGGCGAAGCGATTGTTGCAACGTGAATTCCAGGTTGTCGATGATGCGTTGTATAACATGCACTTCTTCGATATCTATAACCAATACGGTGACTTTTTGGCCTACATGGCTGAGCGTTCTGAGTTGGATACCGAATGGTGGCTAGCCAAGCGTGATCGCTTCCTACGTGAGCTGGAGTATCACCGCATTGACTTGGAAGATGCAGCGCCAATACTATTCTTACGCGATTTGATTACAGGTGGCGGGACGAATAAGTCAATGTTCTACGTCTTCGTTGATGAGATGCAAGATTACAGCATGGCACAATTGTTGTACTTGAAGCACGCGTTCCCAGCGGCCAAGTTTACGGTGCTTGGGGATGCTGAGCAGGCGCTGTTCCGCGATGTTGAGACACCGGCTGCTTTGCTGGCCAAGTACAGCCAAGCGTTCAAGGCGACTCACCCTAACTTGATTACGTTGAACAAGGCGTACCGTTCAACGCAAGAAATCATGGACTTTGCCAAAGCGTTGTTGCCGGACGGCGATAACATCATGGCGTTCACTCGACCAGGTGGAAAGCCAAAGTTAATTGTCACGACGGCGGATGAAGAAGAGCAGATGATTTGGCAGGCGGTTGATGAGCTGAAGGCGGAGCACCGAACAGTGGCGATTTTGACCAAAACCCAAGATCAAGCCGAGGCAGTTGCCCGCATGCTGCGCAAGTATCCCGAAAAGTTTCAATTGCTCCAAGCAAGTGATCGCACGCGTACATCAAACTTCGTCGTTATGCCAATTTATTTGGCTAAGGGATTGGAATTTGATGCGGTGATTGGATACGATGTGTCACAAATAAATTATCCTGACAGTGAAGCAACCGGCTTGTTGTACACCTTGGCATCCCGCGCCATGCACGCGTTGACTCTAATTAGTGTTGGACCGGTTTCTGGTTTGATTCGTGACGTGCAAGAGACATTAGATATTAGTGTTTTAGGTGATTAG